The Pseudomonadota bacterium genome segment GCGCCTTTGCGACCGTTGTCGACCTGCCGCCCGATCCGGTCGCCGCGTTCACGGCCTCAGCCGGGAGTGGTTTCGTGCCGTTCACGCTCAACGTTGACGCCAGTGGGTCCAGTGACGATATCGGCATCGTCCAGTACCGCTGGGCTTTTGCGGACGAGCAGTTGGTCGAGGGCGACACGGCGCTTACCGCAGTGCACACCTTTGAGACACCCGGCACCCACGAGGTGGTTCTGACGGTCACCGATGGCGAGGGTCGCAGCGACCAGGCGTCGATCACCGTGACGGCCCACGCTTCGCTCGCGACGGCCGAAGAGGCGGCGCGGTTGCTCGCCCAGGCGAGTTTTGGGCCGACACTTGAGGACATCGACGCGGTCCGTCGGCTGGGCGTCGAGGGTTGGATCGACAACCAGCTTCTGCTCAAGGGTCCACCGCACCTCGACTATGTCCTGCAGCATTCCAACGGCAGCAACCGCAGTGCGCGGCACGAGAAGTTCTGGCTAGACGCGGTCGACGGTGAGGACCAGCTCCGCCAGCGCGTGGCCTTCGCGCTCAGCCAGTTGCTCGTCATTTCCGACACCGGGTACACCTTGTCGAACACCCAGCACGGCGTGACCAACTACTACGACATCTTGCGCAACGAGGCCTTTGGCAGCTACCGCGAGTTGCTCGAGCAGATCACGCTTAGCCCAATCATGGGTGTCTATCTGAGCATGCTGCAGAACGACAAGGGCCGCCCCGAGAGCAACACGCGGGCCGACGAGAATTTTGCCCGTGAAGTGCTGCAGCTCTTCTCGATCGGTTTGTACAACCTGAACCTCGACGGCACGCGTGCGGTCGGTAAGACCTATACCCAGGAGCAGATCGAGGCGTTTGCCCGGGTGTTCACCGGTTGGAACTTCGCCAACGCGGGCGATTGGAACCGACCGCTGTTCACCAATCAAGACATGCGGAACCCGATGGAGCCCTTCGAGGACCACCACGACACCGGGGCCAAGACGTTGCTCAATGGCACAGTGCTGCCAGAAGGCCAGACGGCGCGGGTCGACCTCGAAGCCGCACTCGACAACATCTTCGCGCACGCGAACGTCGGGCCCTTCGTTGCCTCGCACTTGATCAAACAACTGGTGACCAGCAACCCGACACCGCAGTACGTGGCACGCGTCGCGACGGTGTTCAACGACAACGGCTTCGGCGTGCGCGGTGACCTCGGGGCGACGGTCAAGGCAATCCTGATGGACACCGAAGCGCGCACCGTCGGGGGCGTCGCGAACTTCGGCAAGATGCGCGAGCCGGTGTTGCGGTTCTCACATCTCTGGCGTGCGTTCTCCGTGTCGCCCGGCAACTGGAGCGAGAACGGTGAGTACGAGACCTACAGCCCGACGCTGCAGGACATGGACAGCGAAACCGGTCAGGCACCGCTCAAATCGCCGTCCGTGTTCAATTTCTTCAGCCCGAGCTACAGCCCGCAGGGCCCGGCGCAGGACAACTGGCTGGTCGTGCCGGAAATGCAGATCTTCACCGACAGCAACATCTTGAAGTCTGCCAGCCGGGTGAACCGTCAGATCTACCGCCACTACCTGCAGAACAGCTCGCCGTCGGAGCGCAACCCGGCCTACCTCGATTACAGCCGGGAAATCGCACTCGCCAGCGACCCGCATGCGCTGCTGGGCCACTTGAATTTGTTGCTGCTCAGCGGTGCCATGTCGGATGCGTTGGAGACCATCTTGCTCGACCATCTCAACACGCTTGAGGACGACGAGGACGGGCTGGTCGAACGCGTGCAGGACGCCATCGCGTTGATCGTGGCCTCGCCGGACTACCTGGTACAAAAATGATGTTCAAACGACATTCGCGGGCGGCAGCGAGCCGTGCCTTGCTCAACCGACGTCGGTTCCTCAAGACGATGGCGGCCGCCAGTGTGGCGGGCTCCGGTCTGGGAGCGGTCAACGGCAAACTCGGCTTGATCGGCAATGCCTTGGCCGCGACAGGCGACTACGTCGGTTTGAGCGACTACAAAGCGCTGGTCTGCGTGTTCCTCTACGGCGGCAGCGACTCGTTCAACATGTTCGTGCCGACCGACGACGCCCTATTTCAGCAGTACCTCGCGAGCCGCGGCTCGCTGAGTGTCGCCGAGGGCTCACTGTTGTTGCCGACAACCGATGTCGGCTTCGGCTTCAACCAATTCATGCCGCGCACCAAGGCGCTGTTCGACGCCGGGCAACTGGCTGTGGTCAGCAACGTGGGTAACCTGATCGAGCCGGTGATCAACAAGAGTGCTTATACCGACATCGAAACTGCGATCCCCGCCGACCTCTTTGCCCACAACCACCAGCAGGAGCAGTGGCAGAAGGGCCTGAGCAGTTTGCCGAGCTCGCTGGTCAACAGCGGGTGGGGTGGGCGCATGGCGGATCTGCTCCAGGAGGCCAACGGCGCGGCGACGCTGCCGCCGACCTTCTCGTTGTTCGGCAGCAACCACTGGTTGCCGGGCAGTTCGACAACGCCGCTGAGCGTCAACCGCATCAACGGTCTTGAACAGATCGCCTTCATGAACCGCCAGAGTGCGAGCCAGGAGGCGCGGGCAAACGCCCTGTCGCAGATTCTGTCCTTGCCGTATTCGCACATCATCGAGCAACAGGTCGCGCAGGACGCCTTGCGCAGTATCAACAGCGCCGACCAGTTGATTGCAGCGCTCGACGGGGCGACTGAGATCACCACACCGTATGACAGCAGCAGCCGGCTCGGCAAGCAGCTGCGCATGGTCGCCCGACTCATGCAAAGCCGTCAGGCGCTCGGCATGAACCGGCAGATCTTTTTCGTCGGCCTCGGGGGCTGGGACACCCACGACAACCAGGGGGTGCGCCTGGACAGCTTGCTGCGTGAGCTCGACACGTCACTGGCCGATTTTCAGAACACCGTGGATGCCCTCGGCCTGAGCGATTCGGTCACCACCTTCACGGCCTCGGACTTCGGCCGCACGCTTTCGGTCAACGGTGACGGCAGCGACCACGGGTGGGGCGGCCACTACCTTGTCATGGGCGGCGCCGTGGACGGCGGCAGGCTTTATGGCAGTTTGCCGAGCTTCGTGACCGGCGCGGACGACGACGCAGACGACAAGGGGCGGGTGATACCGCGGTTGTCGGTCAACCAGATGGGGGCGTCGCTCGGGGGGTGGCTTGGCTTGTCGGAGTCCGACCTGCAGGACATCTTCCCCGACCTCGCCAATTTCGGCAGCGGCTGGCAGGACCCGGTCCGCTTCTTTGGAAGCCCTCCCGCCTGAGTGGCGGGAGAGCGCGTGCCGCCCGAGTGGCGGCACGGACTGTTACTGCATGTCCGCTGCGCGAACGGCGCTCAGTGAGTCCTCTGCGGCCGCCACCGAGGACACCAGCGCGTCGAACGCGGCCTCACCACCGTCGACGTTCTGCTTGAACCACTCGTAGACCGGTGCAGCGGCTTCCTTGAAGGCGGCTTTTTCGGCTGGTGTGGGCACGTAGAGGTCACCGCCACCGGCGACGAAGTCGCTGTACGCCTGGATCGACTTGCGCTTCGGTGAGGCGAAGGTCGCCTGCTGAAGCTGGTAGAAACCGTCGACCA includes the following:
- a CDS encoding DUF1800 family protein → MRFVDGATGDERLYEGLDASDVCDGSFSCDQYFTTETPVGMGHSWGVRANNAAGSSAWSDFTFHVIPERTAAPVTPTLQSPADGGAVASGAEVEFTWQSDSQVTYYDLEIIDGSDSSSDTSNNLRYRLYCDDALCRYTQTVDLPVGAGHSWRVRARNRLGESDWATHALSVSGPAPGTPILQSPADGAELNENTTVDFTWQADADAATYAFQLMDASSMPIGGVVNLTAANACVGGTCSYPVTLDVAANDDYGWSVTASNASGTSPSSERAFRVVVPPVPSPDAPGAVSPAVDAELPAATLTTFAWAPAANAESYDLQIVDAALGAQPVVDGMLAADVCTVERCEAMVTTPDGAGSGHLWRVRAVNVTGASAWTERAFATVVDLPPDPVAAFTASAGSGFVPFTLNVDASGSSDDIGIVQYRWAFADEQLVEGDTALTAVHTFETPGTHEVVLTVTDGEGRSDQASITVTAHASLATAEEAARLLAQASFGPTLEDIDAVRRLGVEGWIDNQLLLKGPPHLDYVLQHSNGSNRSARHEKFWLDAVDGEDQLRQRVAFALSQLLVISDTGYTLSNTQHGVTNYYDILRNEAFGSYRELLEQITLSPIMGVYLSMLQNDKGRPESNTRADENFAREVLQLFSIGLYNLNLDGTRAVGKTYTQEQIEAFARVFTGWNFANAGDWNRPLFTNQDMRNPMEPFEDHHDTGAKTLLNGTVLPEGQTARVDLEAALDNIFAHANVGPFVASHLIKQLVTSNPTPQYVARVATVFNDNGFGVRGDLGATVKAILMDTEARTVGGVANFGKMREPVLRFSHLWRAFSVSPGNWSENGEYETYSPTLQDMDSETGQAPLKSPSVFNFFSPSYSPQGPAQDNWLVVPEMQIFTDSNILKSASRVNRQIYRHYLQNSSPSERNPAYLDYSREIALASDPHALLGHLNLLLLSGAMSDALETILLDHLNTLEDDEDGLVERVQDAIALIVASPDYLVQK
- a CDS encoding DUF1501 domain-containing protein; translated protein: MFKRHSRAAASRALLNRRRFLKTMAAASVAGSGLGAVNGKLGLIGNALAATGDYVGLSDYKALVCVFLYGGSDSFNMFVPTDDALFQQYLASRGSLSVAEGSLLLPTTDVGFGFNQFMPRTKALFDAGQLAVVSNVGNLIEPVINKSAYTDIETAIPADLFAHNHQQEQWQKGLSSLPSSLVNSGWGGRMADLLQEANGAATLPPTFSLFGSNHWLPGSSTTPLSVNRINGLEQIAFMNRQSASQEARANALSQILSLPYSHIIEQQVAQDALRSINSADQLIAALDGATEITTPYDSSSRLGKQLRMVARLMQSRQALGMNRQIFFVGLGGWDTHDNQGVRLDSLLRELDTSLADFQNTVDALGLSDSVTTFTASDFGRTLSVNGDGSDHGWGGHYLVMGGAVDGGRLYGSLPSFVTGADDDADDKGRVIPRLSVNQMGASLGGWLGLSESDLQDIFPDLANFGSGWQDPVRFFGSPPA